A region of uncultured Desulfobacter sp. DNA encodes the following proteins:
- a CDS encoding O-antigen ligase family protein, with translation MILLAFTIPVSTAASYVVLGIFLFFWILDNLKPPLKELLNIIKSNPVAMAAGAFFLIHLAGLFYTRANLEKVLESIQNGGKFLFIAMAMIYLKEEKNARTVLISFIGAMGGVLILSYLIRISMVPGFIPVKGNPGDCFVFHDHIKHNIFMAFTVFVTAVWARSAKTLRARLLWSGFSCLAFINVLFMIDGRTGHLIILILLFYYFFSWNSRKSIVAAAIIFLCMGISLWAYPSNPFLTRTRIAIEEIKNWNYGVPASQHASSGLRLEFDTNALKLIKKSPFIGTGTGSFQASYRGLIQGTKFNNSDNPHNEFLMAGVQFGLAGVLMLLYFFITQWRYAASLGKKERIMLSHGFSLTIITACMVASPLQDAAEGWFFGLMSAALSAYPVTQKQTLTLKPG, from the coding sequence TTGATTCTGCTTGCATTTACCATCCCTGTATCCACTGCGGCAAGCTATGTGGTTTTAGGTATTTTCCTTTTTTTCTGGATTCTGGACAATCTTAAACCGCCACTAAAAGAATTGTTAAATATCATAAAATCCAACCCTGTGGCCATGGCCGCAGGTGCTTTTTTCCTGATTCACCTGGCAGGCCTTTTCTACACCCGGGCAAACCTGGAAAAGGTACTTGAAAGCATCCAAAACGGTGGTAAGTTTCTGTTCATCGCCATGGCCATGATATATTTAAAAGAAGAGAAGAACGCCCGGACTGTTTTGATATCATTTATTGGTGCCATGGGGGGAGTTCTTATTCTCTCCTATCTGATACGCATCAGTATGGTGCCCGGTTTTATACCTGTAAAAGGCAACCCAGGTGACTGTTTTGTTTTCCACGACCACATCAAGCACAATATATTCATGGCATTCACTGTATTTGTTACGGCTGTATGGGCCAGGTCTGCCAAAACACTTAGAGCACGATTGCTGTGGTCCGGATTCAGTTGCCTGGCCTTTATCAACGTATTATTTATGATAGATGGGCGCACCGGTCATCTGATTATCCTTATCCTTCTGTTTTACTATTTTTTTTCCTGGAATAGCCGGAAAAGTATTGTAGCCGCCGCCATCATCTTCCTTTGCATGGGGATTTCCTTATGGGCTTATCCATCCAATCCTTTTCTGACAAGGACCCGCATCGCAATCGAAGAAATAAAAAACTGGAATTATGGAGTACCGGCAAGTCAACATGCATCGTCCGGACTGCGCCTTGAATTCGACACCAACGCCCTTAAACTCATAAAAAAAAGTCCTTTCATCGGCACAGGCACGGGAAGCTTTCAAGCTTCTTACCGTGGGTTGATACAAGGCACCAAATTCAACAACTCTGACAATCCCCATAACGAATTTTTAATGGCAGGCGTACAGTTCGGCCTTGCGGGTGTATTGATGCTCCTTTATTTTTTCATCACTCAATGGCGGTATGCAGCATCATTGGGAAAAAAAGAGCGAATAATGCTTTCCCATGGTTTTTCCTTAACCATCATAACGGCCTGCATGGTGGCATCGCCACTCCAGGACGCTGCGGAAGGCTGGTTTTTTGGCTTAATGAGTGCCGCTCTGTCAGCATATCCTGTAACACAGAAACAGACTTTGACATTGAAACCGGGATAG
- a CDS encoding DUF6625 family protein has protein sequence MLDLQLKSAFLVPFFGELPVYFPFWAKSCELNHPNFHWFVYNDRITESKALNPAVTLIPYKFGEMVADFKQRLDINIPGRSLRRVCDYRLMFYFLRNGKEDLDCYDFIGFTDMDLVYGRLLGCMPEKMECYSMISADNDRPCGPFTLIKRLEMHSLKEYQYIKKHMEPQEHRAFDESKELMQVVSGNLPPYCRADLLQPTMTKGVSNTKVYAIWEKGKVTIYDIYCNRLEAGFFHFSRYKDKKRFVIDTDALRRDRWGIYKFGITRLASRWHRTKMNLSLLI, from the coding sequence ATGCTTGATCTTCAGTTAAAAAGTGCTTTTTTAGTCCCCTTTTTTGGCGAACTTCCCGTTTATTTTCCGTTCTGGGCTAAATCATGTGAATTAAACCATCCTAATTTCCACTGGTTTGTTTATAATGACAGAATCACGGAATCCAAAGCCCTTAATCCGGCGGTTACACTCATTCCATACAAGTTCGGGGAGATGGTTGCCGATTTTAAGCAACGGTTGGATATCAACATACCGGGACGTTCTCTCCGAAGAGTCTGTGATTATCGGCTTATGTTTTATTTTTTGCGTAATGGTAAAGAAGATTTGGACTGTTATGATTTTATCGGCTTTACAGACATGGATCTTGTATATGGCCGGCTTTTAGGCTGCATGCCTGAAAAGATGGAATGCTATTCCATGATCAGTGCAGATAATGACCGGCCGTGCGGGCCGTTTACCTTGATCAAACGCTTGGAAATGCATTCCCTTAAAGAATATCAATACATAAAAAAACACATGGAGCCACAAGAGCACAGAGCGTTCGATGAATCAAAGGAACTTATGCAGGTGGTTTCCGGAAACCTACCCCCATACTGCAGGGCTGATCTGCTGCAGCCGACAATGACTAAGGGCGTCAGTAATACAAAGGTTTACGCGATCTGGGAAAAAGGAAAGGTGACCATTTATGATATCTACTGCAACCGTTTGGAGGCCGGCTTTTTTCATTTTTCCAGATATAAGGACAAAAAGCGGTTTGTCATTGACACTGATGCATTGCGCCGTGATCGCTGGGGCATCTATAAATTCGGTATCACCCGATTGGCGTCCCGTTGGCACAGAACGAAGATGAATCTTTCGTTACTGATATAG
- a CDS encoding glycosyltransferase family 4 protein yields MKSPIYNIIHTTCHTNWGGLEKRVLNESLWMSDKGHRVSIIAPEKTPLLQKAQRHGLNVHPMAFKRLSALSDYRRLIRIFNHEKPDILNTHGNTDSKIALPAAKKAHIPLRILSRHISAPVNGSWYNGLLYKKLSHYTFTTADYTKRHLQEVFHLSDHQVFSMPSGIIEPEHLNPKDDEREALAAKLNLASPTHFIGFAGRVSQDKGVDILLNGFHQASGRIPHHLVIAGTGETSYLHRLSQLARDLKIEDRVHFLGFQENVWPFYRSLDCKILPSLAGFEGVPQALLEAMYARCPVIGSKTGGIADIITHNDTGLLFQVGHPDELCKMILKTIENPAKTLERSQKAEKKVKTGHTIDIMGLKIIDIYQNHLGNI; encoded by the coding sequence ATGAAATCACCCATATATAATATCATTCATACCACTTGCCACACAAATTGGGGGGGACTTGAAAAAAGAGTACTGAACGAATCTTTATGGATGTCGGACAAAGGCCACAGGGTCTCCATTATAGCCCCTGAAAAGACCCCCTTGCTCCAGAAAGCACAAAGACATGGCCTCAACGTACACCCAATGGCGTTCAAACGCTTGTCAGCGTTATCCGATTACCGACGCCTTATTCGTATTTTCAACCATGAAAAACCTGATATTCTCAACACCCATGGAAATACGGATTCAAAAATAGCCTTGCCGGCAGCTAAAAAGGCCCATATACCCCTTAGGATTTTATCACGCCACATCAGTGCGCCAGTCAACGGATCCTGGTATAATGGTTTGCTTTATAAAAAACTAAGCCACTATACATTTACCACAGCAGATTACACCAAGCGTCACCTCCAGGAGGTTTTTCATCTTTCCGACCACCAGGTCTTTTCAATGCCCTCGGGTATCATTGAACCTGAACATCTGAATCCAAAGGATGACGAGAGAGAGGCTCTGGCGGCAAAGCTCAATCTTGCCTCCCCTACCCATTTCATCGGATTCGCAGGCCGGGTTTCCCAGGACAAGGGCGTGGACATCCTCTTAAATGGATTCCACCAGGCATCCGGCCGTATCCCCCACCATCTGGTCATTGCAGGCACCGGAGAGACATCTTATCTGCACAGACTGTCACAACTTGCCAGGGATTTAAAAATTGAGGACAGAGTACATTTTCTTGGATTCCAGGAAAATGTCTGGCCTTTTTATCGGTCTTTAGACTGCAAGATCCTGCCGTCGCTGGCAGGTTTTGAAGGGGTTCCCCAAGCCCTGCTTGAGGCAATGTATGCACGATGTCCGGTGATTGGATCAAAGACCGGAGGGATTGCAGATATCATCACCCATAATGACACCGGTCTGCTTTTTCAAGTGGGACATCCCGACGAATTGTGCAAGATGATTTTAAAAACCATTGAAAACCCGGCAAAAACACTTGAGCGCTCCCAAAAGGCGGAAAAAAAAGTTAAAACCGGCCATACCATTGACATTATGGGTCTAAAGATCATTGATATCTACCAAAACCACCTGGGCAACATCTAA
- a CDS encoding glycosyltransferase produces the protein MKENGHQVAIIAPGGSPLFEQAKQNGLMVYPISFKTLARVGEYGRLKQIFSSEQPFVVNAHGRGDARLALKAAQTTGVPCRIMSRHNGERVKYTWPNKKIYKTQCHYVFTTSKDSTRHLKQTFSLSDMHVFSIPDGIAMPDIHEIGPNSTIKANQAAGRQKLANTFGLRTDARFIGIFGRIDTPEIRLLDKIAHQVCLKYPFHHLVIAAPSENRGNMAEKTNDRVHVLPLQQENSADFYKALDCCVHFPNPQHFYQGVPGEMINAMAWFCPVIGADVPGLRDILIENKTGRVFDPAQPGSLPEIIGWTLNHSLQVQALAQTARALVEKHYTMDAMGRDILRIYRLHQVKIDRQLLMTP, from the coding sequence ATGAAAGAAAATGGTCACCAGGTCGCCATTATTGCCCCGGGGGGAAGTCCATTATTTGAACAGGCCAAACAAAACGGATTGATGGTCTACCCCATCTCCTTTAAAACCCTGGCCAGAGTCGGAGAATATGGACGGCTCAAACAGATATTTTCCAGCGAACAGCCCTTTGTGGTCAATGCCCACGGCAGAGGCGATGCCAGGCTTGCCTTAAAGGCGGCCCAGACCACGGGCGTTCCCTGCCGGATCATGTCCCGGCATAACGGAGAGCGGGTCAAATACACCTGGCCCAATAAAAAAATCTACAAAACCCAGTGCCATTATGTTTTCACCACCTCAAAGGACAGCACCAGACACCTGAAACAAACCTTTTCCCTGTCAGACATGCATGTTTTTTCCATCCCTGACGGCATTGCCATGCCTGATATCCATGAAATCGGTCCGAATAGCACAATTAAAGCAAACCAAGCAGCTGGCAGGCAGAAACTGGCAAACACTTTTGGATTAAGGACAGATGCCCGTTTCATCGGAATTTTCGGCAGGATTGATACCCCAGAAATAAGGCTGCTCGACAAAATTGCCCATCAGGTCTGCCTTAAATATCCTTTTCACCATCTGGTTATCGCAGCGCCCTCCGAAAATCGGGGAAATATGGCTGAAAAGACAAATGACCGCGTACATGTTCTGCCCTTACAACAAGAAAATAGTGCCGACTTCTATAAGGCCCTGGATTGCTGTGTCCATTTTCCCAATCCTCAACATTTCTACCAGGGGGTGCCTGGGGAAATGATAAACGCCATGGCTTGGTTCTGCCCGGTAATTGGCGCAGATGTTCCAGGCCTCAGAGATATCCTTATTGAGAATAAAACCGGCAGGGTCTTTGATCCGGCGCAACCCGGCTCTCTGCCGGAAATCATCGGGTGGACCCTGAACCATTCCCTTCAGGTCCAGGCCCTCGCCCAGACGGCCCGGGCCCTGGTTGAAAAGCATTACACCATGGATGCCATGGGCAGAGACATATTGCGTATCTACCGGTTACACCAGGTCAAAATCGATCGGCAATTGCTAATGACGCCCTGA
- the kdsB gene encoding 3-deoxy-manno-octulosonate cytidylyltransferase, with protein MPIAVIPARFGSSRLGGKPLVHIAGKPMIQRVFEQSQKSSVVTRTIVATDDQRIVDAVKAFGGEAVMTSETCRSGTDRVAETAKMLGAAPEDIIINIQGDQPVFNPKSLDDLIRPFDEDPDLAMSTLAFKIQNPREITDPKDVKVVFNRQGFAMYFSRAQIPFPRDGQTEVDYYKHLGFYAYTKAFLDKIVTLDSGTCEQVEKLEQLRVLEYGFPIKVAVTQYDSPEIDLPEDIERVEANLR; from the coding sequence ATGCCCATTGCAGTGATCCCCGCACGTTTTGGCTCCAGCCGGCTTGGGGGCAAGCCCTTGGTTCATATCGCCGGGAAACCCATGATCCAGCGGGTGTTTGAACAATCCCAGAAATCATCCGTGGTGACAAGAACCATTGTTGCCACGGATGACCAGCGTATTGTGGATGCCGTAAAAGCCTTTGGAGGTGAGGCTGTGATGACCTCCGAGACCTGCCGTTCAGGCACGGACCGGGTGGCCGAAACCGCCAAGATGCTTGGCGCGGCCCCCGAAGATATCATCATCAATATCCAGGGGGATCAGCCCGTGTTTAACCCTAAAAGCCTTGATGACCTGATCCGGCCCTTTGATGAAGATCCGGACCTGGCCATGTCCACCCTGGCATTTAAGATCCAAAATCCCCGGGAGATTACAGACCCCAAGGACGTAAAGGTCGTGTTTAACCGCCAGGGATTTGCCATGTATTTTTCCCGGGCCCAAATCCCTTTCCCCCGGGATGGCCAGACAGAGGTGGACTACTATAAACATCTGGGATTCTACGCATATACCAAGGCATTTCTTGATAAAATTGTCACCCTTGACAGCGGCACCTGCGAACAGGTGGAAAAACTGGAGCAGCTACGGGTGCTCGAATACGGATTTCCCATCAAAGTGGCTGTCACACAATATGATTCACCGGAGATTGATCTGCCCGAAGATATTGAACGTGTTGAAGCTAACTTACGCTAA
- a CDS encoding iron-containing alcohol dehydrogenase family protein: protein MFRNFKLVPNILFGRGCFAQLDEVVASRRKSGEDWAVFVVDDVFKDKDLEKRIPLHNNDFLLWVNVADEPKTGYVDKITLEAKNFKPTLPCAVIGIGGGSAMDLAKSVSLMLTNEGSSTLYQGWDLIKNPAVWHAAVPTLSGTGAEVSRTAVLTGPEKKLGLNSDYTVFDQVVLDPELTAGVPKEQHFYTGMDCYIHCIESLQGTYINEFSKAYGEKSLDLCRQVFVDNHPDSADKLMMASFFGGMSIAYSQVGACHALSYGLAYVLGTHHGVGCCITFDTLDEYYPDGVKEFRTIMEKTGVDIPRGLTQGLTGDQMETMITVALNLDPLWENCLGKDWKSIMTRDKARSLFEKM from the coding sequence ATGTTCAGAAATTTTAAGCTGGTTCCCAATATTCTTTTCGGACGGGGCTGTTTTGCCCAGCTTGATGAAGTTGTGGCCAGCCGGCGCAAGTCCGGTGAAGACTGGGCGGTTTTTGTTGTGGATGATGTATTTAAGGACAAAGACCTTGAAAAACGAATCCCTTTGCATAACAATGATTTTCTTTTGTGGGTCAATGTGGCCGATGAACCCAAAACAGGGTATGTTGATAAGATCACCCTGGAAGCAAAAAACTTTAAGCCGACTCTGCCCTGCGCAGTCATCGGCATCGGTGGCGGATCTGCCATGGATCTGGCCAAATCCGTCTCTTTGATGCTCACCAATGAGGGATCATCCACCCTGTACCAGGGATGGGACCTGATCAAGAACCCTGCCGTATGGCATGCAGCGGTCCCCACCCTTTCCGGCACAGGCGCAGAAGTCTCCCGGACAGCCGTGCTCACCGGACCTGAAAAGAAACTGGGACTGAACTCCGATTATACGGTGTTTGACCAGGTGGTTCTGGATCCCGAACTGACGGCAGGCGTCCCCAAGGAACAGCATTTCTACACCGGCATGGACTGCTACATCCACTGCATCGAGTCCCTGCAGGGCACCTATATCAATGAATTCTCCAAAGCGTACGGAGAAAAATCCCTGGATCTGTGCCGCCAGGTGTTTGTGGACAACCACCCGGATTCAGCGGACAAGCTCATGATGGCCTCCTTTTTCGGCGGTATGAGCATTGCCTACTCCCAGGTGGGTGCCTGCCATGCCCTCTCCTATGGGCTGGCCTATGTGCTGGGCACCCACCACGGCGTGGGCTGCTGTATCACCTTTGACACCCTGGATGAATACTACCCCGACGGCGTGAAAGAATTTAGAACCATCATGGAGAAAACAGGGGTGGACATTCCCAGAGGGCTCACACAGGGCCTTACCGGGGACCAGATGGAGACCATGATCACTGTGGCCCTGAACCTGGACCCTTTATGGGAAAATTGCCTGGGCAAGGACTGGAAGAGCATCATGACCCGTGACAAGGCGCGCAGCCTTTTTGAAAAGATGTAG
- a CDS encoding DegT/DnrJ/EryC1/StrS family aminotransferase — MPGFELFSDEERKQVNDVLETGVLFRYGFEGVRNGHFKALEFEKKLAQITGAGFSHLCSSGTAALCTALAACGIGAGDEVIVPPFTFVATFEAVIQAGAVPVFADIDHTLCLDPDRLEAAVTPRTKAVVPVHMCGAMARIDEIKAFCDKKGLVLLEDACQSLGASFKGRHLGTFGKAGCFSFDAVKTVTCGEGGGIITSDEEVYARCHQFADHGHDHLGGPDRGADDHPIMGTNYRISELNAAVGLAQLGKLDRIIEIQKKNKAAIKDAMKEISGVTFRELPDPDGDSATFLSFFMSTEDQARTAAKKLAANGAPCAFWYDNNWHYYKKWHHLKGMKRAARLPLELNADLPDYEGLVLEQSETIMKRALSMQIMLSWTADDMDKRIQAVLTALK; from the coding sequence ATGCCTGGCTTTGAATTATTTTCAGATGAGGAACGTAAACAGGTCAATGATGTACTGGAGACAGGCGTTTTATTCAGATACGGATTTGAAGGGGTCAGAAACGGCCATTTTAAGGCCCTGGAATTTGAAAAAAAACTGGCCCAGATAACAGGCGCAGGCTTCAGCCATCTATGCTCCAGCGGGACAGCGGCGCTTTGTACAGCCCTTGCAGCCTGCGGCATCGGGGCAGGAGATGAGGTCATTGTGCCGCCCTTTACCTTTGTGGCCACATTTGAGGCTGTGATCCAGGCCGGTGCAGTACCTGTCTTTGCAGACATCGACCATACCCTGTGCCTGGACCCGGATCGCCTGGAGGCGGCAGTAACGCCACGGACAAAGGCCGTGGTGCCGGTGCATATGTGCGGAGCCATGGCAAGAATTGATGAAATCAAAGCCTTTTGCGACAAAAAAGGTCTGGTACTTCTGGAAGATGCCTGCCAGTCTTTGGGCGCAAGTTTCAAAGGCCGTCATCTCGGCACATTCGGCAAAGCCGGCTGTTTCTCCTTTGACGCGGTGAAAACCGTAACCTGCGGTGAAGGCGGCGGTATTATCACCAGTGACGAAGAGGTCTACGCCCGGTGCCACCAGTTTGCAGACCATGGGCATGATCATCTGGGCGGCCCTGACCGTGGCGCGGATGACCATCCCATCATGGGCACCAATTACAGAATATCCGAACTTAATGCGGCCGTGGGTCTTGCCCAGTTAGGCAAACTTGACCGCATCATTGAAATCCAGAAAAAAAATAAAGCCGCCATCAAGGATGCCATGAAAGAGATCAGCGGCGTTACTTTCCGGGAACTTCCCGACCCTGACGGAGATTCCGCCACGTTTTTAAGCTTTTTTATGTCCACGGAAGATCAGGCAAGAACAGCTGCCAAAAAACTTGCGGCAAACGGGGCGCCCTGTGCCTTCTGGTATGACAACAACTGGCACTACTATAAAAAATGGCACCATCTTAAGGGAATGAAACGGGCTGCCAGACTTCCCCTTGAATTGAACGCGGACCTGCCGGATTATGAAGGTCTTGTTCTGGAGCAAAGCGAAACCATCATGAAGCGGGCACTCTCCATGCAGATTATGCTTTCCTGGACCGCTGATGATATGGACAAACGCATCCAGGCAGTATTAACTGCCTTAAAATAA
- a CDS encoding radical SAM protein gives MSDNKQIQAYQGYEQGPTCPTSDVYSLLLRLVRNCPWNRCSFCPVYKKQKFSMRPVEDIIKDIDLIRTYVDRLLEENALPIAFDQERIHSVYTSFEIRDRVAFNNAVKWYATGMTAIFLQDANPLVMKPKDILFILRHIKESFPQTETISTYARSSTILQLPDGVLEQMHELGLNRIHVGLESGSNLVLNRMRKGVDRAGHIKAGKRIRQAGIELYEYVMPGLGGIDLSIEHALETAEALNAINPDVIKIRTLAIAPSTELSHWRLRGMFEKPGDSMIATELRLMLETLDNIESRIKSDHILNLFETISGTLPQDKEKLIGIIDRFFELPPQERILYQIGRRMGFFKEPQGMDLSPHMDQVRLACENYGVTIKNVDEILDRLMMRFV, from the coding sequence ATGTCAGATAATAAACAGATACAGGCATACCAGGGATATGAACAGGGCCCCACTTGTCCGACCAGTGATGTATACAGTCTTCTGCTGCGTCTGGTCCGCAATTGTCCGTGGAACAGGTGTTCCTTTTGTCCGGTGTATAAAAAGCAGAAATTTTCCATGCGCCCTGTGGAAGATATCATTAAAGATATTGATCTGATTCGCACATACGTTGACAGGCTGCTTGAGGAAAATGCCCTGCCCATTGCCTTTGACCAGGAACGGATTCATTCCGTTTATACCAGTTTTGAGATCCGGGACCGGGTGGCTTTCAACAACGCCGTCAAGTGGTATGCCACGGGCATGACTGCCATCTTTCTACAGGACGCCAATCCGCTGGTTATGAAACCCAAGGATATACTTTTCATCCTCAGGCATATCAAGGAGAGTTTTCCACAAACCGAGACCATTTCCACCTATGCCAGGAGCAGCACAATTCTTCAGTTGCCCGACGGTGTCCTGGAGCAGATGCATGAACTTGGCCTGAATCGGATCCATGTGGGGCTTGAGAGCGGGTCGAATTTAGTGCTCAACCGCATGCGCAAAGGGGTGGACAGAGCCGGTCACATAAAGGCGGGGAAACGGATTCGGCAGGCAGGTATTGAGCTGTATGAATATGTGATGCCGGGACTGGGGGGGATTGACCTCTCCATTGAGCATGCCCTTGAGACCGCCGAAGCCCTGAATGCAATAAATCCGGATGTGATTAAAATTCGAACCCTTGCCATTGCACCCTCCACAGAATTGTCCCACTGGCGCCTTCGGGGTATGTTTGAAAAACCAGGTGACAGTATGATTGCCACGGAATTGCGCCTGATGCTTGAGACCCTGGACAATATAGAGTCCCGTATCAAAAGTGACCACATTCTGAATCTGTTTGAAACGATTTCAGGTACATTGCCCCAGGATAAGGAAAAATTGATCGGGATCATTGACCGGTTTTTTGAGCTGCCCCCCCAAGAGCGCATTCTTTACCAGATCGGCCGTCGCATGGGCTTTTTCAAGGAGCCCCAGGGCATGGATTTGAGCCCCCACATGGATCAGGTGCGTCTTGCCTGTGAAAATTACGGGGTTACCATCAAAAACGTGGACGAGATCCTTGACCGGTTGATGATGCGGTTTGTCTGA
- the hemW gene encoding radical SAM family heme chaperone HemW produces MSEHIYIHVPFCIKKCRYCDFYSKIDLALIPDYVAALVREIRLRSPSTVPQSRGSAATVYFGGGTPSVLGSRHLGTILHALDKSFGLSGQTEITLEANPGTLDDTHLKEFPEMGINRLSLGVQSFDPAQLCLLGRIHSADDAVRAVEKVRNAGIENISLDLIYGLPGQTGEHLIRELDCALDLSCTHLSCYMLTLEPGTALHAMYKRGKFFPMAQRDQVDLFRKVAGYFKSRGWDHYEISNFAKDRALRSLHNSAYWRMVPYHGFGPAAHSYIIKSGTHGKGVYERSWNEPDLDGYIQALASGHLPPSDGEALTLEQRQMEYIMVGLRTSTGLDIRAAQDLWENRFLTVFQNLMEQLKGKNFARYQDAGKRFVLTLDGWMHLDSIISAFVEKI; encoded by the coding sequence TTGTCTGAACATATTTATATTCACGTTCCCTTCTGCATAAAAAAATGCAGGTATTGTGATTTTTATTCCAAAATCGACCTGGCTCTGATTCCTGATTATGTGGCGGCCCTGGTCCGGGAGATTCGGCTGCGTTCACCGTCAACGGTACCACAGTCCCGAGGGAGTGCTGCCACCGTATATTTCGGGGGCGGTACCCCGTCCGTGCTCGGATCCCGACACCTGGGAACCATTCTGCATGCCCTGGACAAGTCCTTTGGCCTTAGCGGCCAAACCGAAATCACCCTTGAAGCCAATCCCGGCACCCTGGACGACACTCATTTAAAAGAGTTCCCCGAAATGGGAATTAATCGCCTAAGCCTTGGTGTCCAGTCTTTTGATCCGGCACAGCTTTGTCTTTTGGGGCGTATTCATTCGGCGGATGATGCCGTTCGTGCCGTGGAGAAGGTCCGTAATGCCGGGATTGAAAATATCAGTCTGGATCTGATTTACGGCCTTCCCGGTCAAACCGGGGAACACCTGATCCGGGAGCTTGACTGTGCCCTGGATCTTTCCTGTACTCATCTTTCCTGCTATATGCTTACCCTTGAACCGGGCACAGCCCTGCATGCCATGTATAAAAGGGGCAAGTTTTTTCCCATGGCCCAACGGGACCAGGTTGACCTTTTCCGTAAGGTTGCCGGATATTTTAAATCCCGGGGGTGGGATCATTATGAAATATCCAACTTTGCAAAGGATAGAGCCCTTCGTTCTTTACATAACAGTGCGTACTGGCGGATGGTGCCCTACCATGGATTCGGACCGGCCGCCCATTCCTATATTATAAAATCCGGCACCCACGGGAAGGGCGTTTATGAAAGATCCTGGAATGAACCGGATCTTGATGGATATATTCAGGCGCTGGCATCGGGGCATCTTCCCCCATCCGACGGTGAAGCTCTGACCCTGGAGCAGCGGCAGATGGAGTATATTATGGTGGGATTGCGGACATCCACGGGGCTTGATATCAGAGCCGCACAGGATTTGTGGGAAAACCGGTTTTTGACCGTGTTTCAAAACTTGATGGAACAGCTCAAAGGCAAGAACTTCGCCCGATACCAGGATGCCGGCAAACGGTTCGTTCTGACCCTTGACGGCTGGATGCACCTGGACAGTATTATCTCAGCTTTTGTTGAAAAAATATGA